tcaatcaggtcccccctcaacctccgtctttccaacgaaaacaatcctaatctactcaacctttcttcatagctagcaccctccataccaggcaacatcctggtgaaactcctctgtaccctctctaaagcatccacatccttctggtaatgtggcgaccagaactgcacgcagtatttcaaatgtggcctaaccaaagtcctatacaactgtaacatgacctgccgactcttgtactcaataccccgtccgatgaaggcaagcatgctgtatgccttcttgacaactctatcgacctgcgttgccaccttcagggtacaatggacctgaactcccagatctctctgtacatcaattttccccaggactcttccattgaccgtatagtccgctcttgaattcgatcttccaaaatgcatcacctcgcatttgcctggattgaactccatctgccatttctctgccctactctccaatctatctgtattttgctgtattctctgacagtcctcctcactatctgcaactccaccaatcttagtatcatctgcaaaacttgctaatcagaccacctataccatcgtccagatcatttatgtatatcacaaacaacagtggtccgagcaaggatccctgttgaacaccactagtcacctttctccattttgagacattcccttccaccactactctctgtctcctgttgcccagccagttctttatccatgtagctagtacaccctgaacaccatacgactttactttttccatcaacctgccatgggaaactttatcaaacgccttactgaagtccatgtataggccatctacagcccttccctcatcaattaactttgtcacttcctcaaagaactctattaggtttgtaagacatgaccttccctgcacaaaaccatgctgcctatcactgatgtctattttcttccaaatgtgaatagatcctatccctcagtatctccaacagtttgcctaccatgaACGTCAAGCTcccaggtctataattccccggattatccctgctacccttcttaaacaaagggacattagcaattctccagtcctccggaacctcacccgtgctcaaggatgctgcaaagatatctgttaaggccccagctatttcgtcccacgcttccctcagtaacctaggatagatcccatccagacctggggactatgACTTGTCCACCTGAATGCTTTTCAGAATAACCAAAACTTCCCCGTTCCTTACTCtaggccgacttgacctagagtatttaaacatccatccctagcctcaacatccgtcatgtccctctccttggtggataccgatgcaaagtactcgttaagaatctcacccatttcctctaactccacgcataaattccctcttttgtctttgagtgggccaatcctttctccagttaccctcttgctccttatatacgaataaaaggcatgttggggaagttaaaatctcccatcacgaccaccctattgctccgacatttttctataatctgtctacatatttgtacctctacttcacccaggagggtgagccacaaggcagccagtgctgcctgggatgaggtggcggcagccgcAAGTTCCAACAGTATGACCAAGGGGACTGGTCTGCAGTGTAGGATgatggtcaatgacctacactgtgAGGTcatcacgagtgagtagacaccaacgccccccgTCCCCCGAAACCCTTCCACCCCCCATCTCTCCAAACGAACCCCCAGCCCTCTCTActtcacagcccctccaccaccactgtgaaccatgcatgtcgCTAACGATGCCctgtctgtgtctcctcaggaaaaactctcccgcaatcagcgggagaggacccagatcGGCATAagagtgccagacataagaatcttcACCGCCTTCGAGAAGTGGGAGGTGACTGGGGAGGCTGAGGACAGATAGGTCAGCCACCCGGAGGCTGGCGGatgtcgcagaggtgaggaaccaccgggctccacccggaggacctgtcaaacctgaGTAGTGttggccttactgactgacccatccctcccacatgttcattctcccgcaggtcctccatcagatggcgccagcccatcccgggtggcactCTCTCCtggctccgaggagaacacctcggatgagagctcagaggatgccaccatggtcgtggcacagctgttatccccaccacccaccagcgcagatacacacaccctcgtgggaaatgttagtggcaggcttctggggcccaatctggtaagcaccacactgctgatgatgcgcatcaggtggaagcaggaaccccAGGTGAGACAGAAGTTGGAgatctgctgaatcccaggaccctTCTTGAAGTGCTTGAAAAGAAAAaggtggtgggatttaaacccatgcctccagaagagactggagCCTTAATCCAACTCATTAGACTGCTCGGCCACACTACCACAATTAAACACTAATTAATCATTGCCATCACTGCAAATTTCAATCATCCCCCGTTTAATCATGTAATCAGACTCAATAGTTGAACAGTCTCAATTGAAAAAAAATCCAGAAGGTCTCCTCTTGCTGCTTCTTCTCTCTGGACCATTTGCATTTGAAGCTACAGAACTAATGTGAAAACACAACTAAAATTACCATCAGCAGGGAAGTGGCACTGAGAAAATGCTGGAGCTGTGGTctgataaatccctgggacctagTATACTTCATCCTAGGCTCTTAAAACAAGTGGCCAGTGAGAtaattgatgcattggttttaacttTCCTAAACTCCCTAGATCTGAGCAAGGTTCCATATAATTCCTTTATTGAAAACAGTACAGAAAGTAGGAaaatacaggccagttagctttacGTATGTCACAGTGAAAATGTAAGGTGCTCTAATTGATTGTGTTGTGGTCGGGCACTTAGAAAAGTTCAAGGAATTCAAGCTATTCCGGTGGAATCCTCATGCTttagtgaaagggaaatcatgttgaacCAACTTATTAcagttatttgaggaagtaacatgtgaTTAACAGAATGTGTGGATTTTACTGTTTTTCTAGTTCCAGAAGACATTACATAAGGTTAAAGGTTACAGCAGAAAATAAAAGCCCATGGTTTAGGGTAACATATTGGTGTGAATAGAAAGTTAGCTAACTGGAAGCAATGAGCAGGTTTAAATGGGCCATTTTGTGGTGGCAAGATGTAATTAGTGGTGTGTCAcaggtcagtgctggggcctcaacattttaacAATTTATTGAAGTGACGGAAATTGCAAGCGGAGTTGATTTTAAAAATAGTAGGGAGTTTATGCTTCACTTGTACAGaggattggtgagaccacatcaggagtaGTGTACCAGATTGGCCCCCTTATTTAGGGAAGTATGCAGATAGATTGGCAGCAGGTCAGAGATTTACTAGACTGGAATGGGAGTTGTCTTACGAAGAAAGTTTGGACAAGCTAGGCTTGTATCCTGTGGCGTTTAGAAGAGTAATATGAAAAAAGAGAAAACGTTTCTGAGGGGTATTGAAAagttggatgtggagaggatgtttcctcttgtcggaggaaCATGggatcattgtttaaaaataaggcacTGTCCAATGAAGACAAGAGTTGGAGAACCTTTGAGGGTCatcagtctttggaactcttttccagaaaaggcagtggaagcacatACTTTGAATATGTTTTAAGGCAGAGGGGTGGATTGATTCTGGATTAACAGCGGggagaaaggttatcgggggtaggttggaatgtggagttgagattacaatcagatcagacatgatcttattgaatggccgagcaggctcgagggatcTGCGCCTACTCCTGGTCTGAATTTATATGTAACTTGTGTACGAGATATTAAAGAAGACTCAACACATTATGTGTTTAACAAAGTTaatttattttgcttttatgcaCAACATTATCCTTATAACTGGACTGGTGTTTATTAACATCAGGTACAGACCACAATGACGGTAGTTCAGTTCTGGATGTAGTTAATACAGAATTCAATCAGTGTGGATACTTGCAAACTCttagggcactgtctgtgcggagtctgcaggttctccccgtgtctgcgtggatttcctccaggtgctccggtttcctcccacagtaccgaatgacgtgcttgttaggtgaatacttcattgcagtgttaatgtaagcgtacttgtgacactaataaagattattattactgctcTGTCAGCAGACAGGACtaatgagtgaatctcttcccacaatggaTCAGGCAATGGTCGAAGTGTGAACTGCTTGTTGTGCCTTCAAGTTTGATGAATTAATATATCCATTCCCACTCTGGGAGCAGGTGAactgtctctcctcagtgtgactgcgctGATGTGCAGAGAATTGAGATGACCATTGATCCCCATCTCATAGTTAGAGCACTGGAATAGCCTCTCGCTAGTGTGAACACATTGATGAGACATCAGGTTCCCAGAACTTTTATGGCACTTCctgcagtctgggcatttaaaaggtctctcattagCATGAAGTCGTTGGTGTctgcgcaggttggatgaatcagtgaatctcttcccacactcggagcaggtgaacggtctctcacccgtgtgaatgcgtcgatgcttAGTGAGGTCAGATGACCACTTGAAGCCATTCCCACACAGAGAACAAGTgaacggtttctctccagtgtgagtgcgtcGATGTTTAGTGAGGTCAGATgaacgtctgaacccagtcccacagtgagagcacctgaatggtttctcatcagtgtgaacacgttgatggaacaTCAGACTCtctgaacttttaaagcactttccACAGTCTTGACAATGAAAAGGTCTCACCTCAGTATGTActagctgatgtctcagcaggtggAATGAggtagtgaatcctttcccacactctgagcaggtgaacagcctctccccagtgtgaatttgttggtgagACAGCAGGGAGCagaaatgagtgaatcccttcccacattgggagcaggtgaatggactcgccccagtgtgaattcgctggtgtgtcaacaggttgGATAACtgcgtgaattccttcccacatgcagagcaggtgaacggtctctccccagtgtgagtgcgccgATGTCTTTccaggtcagatgggtaattgaatcctttcccacaatcctcacatttccatggtttctccccatTGCATTTGTGTCCTGCCACGTCAGATGATTGGCTGAATCCTCTGCTACACAcgcaacacgtgtatggtttctccccacagtgaatggtgctttttccttccattcaATGGTATTCAGGTTATGATAAATTAGGCGGCCgtaagatcctgatgtgatgtttggtttcagtTTACCGACTGCAAATCCTCCGCATCTGATACCCTGTGAAATTATTTGAAACAGAAAAAGGTGAGTGAGGGAGAACCCATAAAAACACAAAGAttctgaaattgagctgaatggttCTGGTAGTTTGTGGGGCCGGCATGAGGAAAATGTGACCATGAAAgctgctgattgttgtaaaaatccaactggttctTTATGTCCTTCGGAGAAGGGAACCTGCCACCTGGTCTGGGCCTACATAAGACCTTGTATGTGAGGATCGAGAGATGAGAGAGCCAAGGTATGGAGGTGAGAGATTTTATATCTCAAGAACTTAACCAGACAGAATTTTGCTAACCCTCAACCAGCTAAAAAGACCAGGGTAGCACGTGAATGtgaacttcacagctccagggtcccaggttcgattcctggcttgggtcactgtctgtgcagagtctacacgttctccccgtgtgtgcgtgggtttcctctgggtgctccggtttcctcccgcagtccaatggtgtgcaggttaggtggattggctatgttaaattgcccttagtgtccaaaatgtccttagtgttgggtggggttactgggttatggggatagggtgggggtgtgggcttgggtagggtgctctttcaaagagccggtgcagactcgatgggccaaatggcctccttctgcactgtaaattttatgattctatgatcatcagCTCCAATTCACACACCGCCTTGCTTTAAGTAAGATCAAAATaaagtggatgctggaaatctgaaatttgaaagaagaaaatactggaaacactcagcaggccaggtagtgtctgtggagtgagaaacagggtTCATCTTTCAGGGTTTGAAGAATGAATTCCAGGGAATTAAATTGGTTCAGAATTTGATTGTCAATATAAGCTCAGAATAAGAAAAGTAGACAAGAGCACTGAAAAAACAATTCCTGACTATGAAAGATAATGTGAGAAGATAAAGCTGGTTAGATGGTAGCACATAGTCAGAGGATGGGCAGCAGTGAAAACCTCATTTAGGCAGCTGGCAGAAGTTAGAGTAAAATACTAAACATAGTTAAAATACACCCATTCTTAGAGACAGAGGGAGTTAGACAATAGCAGAGAGATGATCttgggaggcagaagggaaagagagaTTCAAATCCACAATAGAGTCACGCCAGCCCCAGAAACATGGAACCTCTCACAGTTAATGGAGCACAGCACTAAAAACTCTAAATTGGAGATCAATGATCAAAAATGTTCGCTTCTCAAACAATTTCACTGGAGTCTCCAGCTGGAACGATATAAGAAGCTTTGGAGTCAGAGATAAATCTCCCAGTTGAGGAAATCCCCAGGGAGTGGGGATGCTGTCACTGTGCAATTATAGGTGTGTGATGATGACACAGAGTGATCACCAAACCTTATGGAGGATGGGAGGGTCCTGAGGTTTATATCATTTTATCAAGGAGTGAGGAACCCAGCACATTAGTGCAAatgacaatagaacattacagcgcagtacaggcccttcggcactcgatgttgcgccgacctgtgaaaccaatctaaagccctctacactattccattatcatccatatgtttatccaatgaccatttaaatgcccttaatgttggcgagtccactactgttgcaggcagggcattccacgccccgactactctctgagtaaagaacctacctctgacatctgtcctttttctatctcccctcaatttaaagctatgtcccctcgtgctagccatcaccatccgaggaaaaaggctctcactgtccaccctatctaatcctctgatcatcttgtatgcctctattaagtcaccttttaaccttcttctgtctaacaaaaacagcctcaagtccctcagcctttcctcataagatcttccctccataccagccaacatcctggtaaatctcctctgcaccctttccagtgcttccacatctttcctataatgcggcgaccagaactgcacgcaatactccaaatgcggccgcagcagagttttctacagctgcaacatgaccgcatggctccgaaactcaatccctctaccaataaaagctaacacaccgtacgccttcttaacaactctatcaacctgggtggcaactttcagagatctatgtacatggacaccgagatctctctgctcgtccacactaccaagaatcttaccattagcccagtactctgtattcctgttactccttccaaaatgaatcacctcacacttttctgcattaaactccatttgccacctctcagcccagctctgcagcttatctatgtccctctgtaacctgcaacatccttccgcactgtccacaactccactgactttagtgtcatccgcaaatttactcacccatccttctatgccctcctccaggtcatttataaaaataacaaacagcagtggccccaaaacagatccttgtggtataccactagtgaactccaggctgaacatttcccatcaaccaccaccctctgtcttctgacagctagccaatttctgatccaaaccgctaaatcaccctcaatcccatgcctccgtattttctgcaatagtctaccgtggggaaccttatcagatactttactgaaatccatacacaccacatcaactgctttaccctcatccacctgtttggtcaccttctcaaagaactcaataaggtttgtgaggcacgacctacccttcacaaaaccgtgttgactatccctaagcaAATtattccttgatgtggagatgccggcgttggactgggtgagcacagtaagaattttATTATTCCttactagatgattataaatcctatctcttataatcctttccaagactttgcccaaaacaggtctatagttaccggggttgtctctactcccgttATCTTGAACAAATGACAAGGCTGAAGCATGcactacaatcttcagccagatgtgccaaTTGGATGATCCTTCTTGGTCTTCTCCGGAGGTCGCCAtgtccagtcttcagccaattcactccacgtgagctGAAGATACGTGATACTCCAACGGCTATGGGACCTGACAATATTTCAGTAATAGTATTGAAGACCTGTGCCCCAGAACTCATccagcccctagccaagctgttctagcaCAGCTATAACATTGGCATCCACCAAGCATTATgaaaaattgctcaggtatgtccagtacacaaaaagcaggacaaattccacCCTGCCAAATTAGACTTTcgattatcagtaaagtgatggaagggatgatACACAGCACTATCAAGTGcaattgcttagcaataacctgttcactgacactGAGTTTGGGTTGCGCCAGGATCCATCATCTCCTGACCTCATTgttgccttggttcaaacatggacaaaatagctcAAATTGAGAGGTGGCGGGCAAgggggtgactgcccttgacatcaaggcagcatttgatgaaTTATGGAATCAAGGAGACCTagtaaaactggaatcaatgggtatCAGTAAGAAACTCTCCACTGACTGGAGTCATACTTTGCACCAAAGTAGACGGCCCTGGTTGTTGTAAGTCAGTCACCACAGCTTCAGAAGACCATTGTAGGAGTCCCTCAGGAGAGTGTCCGAGGCCAAACCATCTGGAAggaaagggcagcagatatatgggaacatcaccgcgtggacgttcccctccaagccactcaccatcccgactgggaaaaataccgccattccttcactgtcaaagaacatgacatgatgtggagatgccggcgttggactggggtgggcacagtaagaagtcttccaacaccaggttgaagtccaacaggtttgtttggactcACTcgttttcggagcacagctccttcatcaggtgagtgaaggagctgcgctccgaaagaacatgacagcacaggaacaggccctttggcctaccAAGCCTGCGcctatccagattccttatttagactggcgacttattgcccaaacgatctgcaTCCCTCCATCCCTTGCCCGTTCATATGTCTATCAAggtacatcttaaatgttgctatcatgcctgcctccactggcaacgtgttccaggcacccaccatctttTGTGAGAAAAACTTTCTCTGCACATTTCCCCTAAACGTTCCCCCTCTGACCTTGAATCTGTGTCCCCTTGGAATTGAAACTTCCacgctgggaaaaagcttctgactaatcACCTTGTCTATACCTcttataattttgtaaacctcaatcaggtctcccctcagcctccatctttcataAACCgggatctcccctcagcctccatctttcatactccgggaactccctccttaacagcactgcaggtgtttctacaccatgtggactgtagtggttcaagtagACAGATCATCATCAACTTCTCAAAGGCAAGTAGTGATGGGCAATGAAGACGTTTTACACAATCAGTGGTGATGACCTGAAACTCTCTAATTAcactcaagggcagcatggtagcacaagtggctagcactgtgctcATTGTAGGAGTCCCTCAGGAGAGTGTCCGAGGCCAAACCagcaatatttctcatcggtattcacggtggagaaatgcatggatgttaggaaactaagggaaataaatagtgatgtcttgaaaagtgtgcatattacagaggaggaggttctggaagtcttaaagcgcatcaaggtagataaatccccgggacctgatgaaatgtatcccaggatgttgtgggaggctagggaggaaattgcgggtcccctaacagagatatttgaatcatcggcagccacaggtgaggtgcctgaagattggagagtggcgaatgttgtgcccttgtttaagaagggcagcagggaaaagcctgggaactacagaccggtgagcctaacgtttgtagtaggtaagttgctagaaggtattctgagagacaggatctacaagcatttagagaggcaaggactgattcggggcagtcagcatggctttgtgcgtggaaaatcatgtctcacaaatttgatagagttttttgagggggtgaccaagaaggtagatgagggcagtgcactttagcaaagcctttgacaaggtaccgcatggtaggttgttgcagaaggttaaagctcacgggatccagggtgaggttgccaattggattcaaaattggctggacgacagaagacagagggtggttgtagagggttgtttttcaaactggaggcctgtgaccagtggtgtacctcagggatcggtgctgggtccactgttaattGTGATTTatcttaatgatttggatgagaatttaggaggcatggttagtaagtttgcagatgacaccaagattggtggcacagtggatagggaagaaggttatctaggattgcaacgggatcttgatcaattaggccagtgggccgacgaatggcagatggagtttaatttagataaatgtgaggtgatgcattttggcagatcgaatcaggccaggacctaccggcacaccagggatggataagggatcaagatgtgatccaccacgcttcgcattcaggatcaagagaatgggatgtagccatctcagatggccacctgcaaaggaccatggaaattatggccaacccaatactcagacagactcagagcttgagtGTGTATTTGCAACTCAGATAGCTGACGCGATCGAAACctctgctcgtttgcattctaatagcccatttccccagaacaaaagaactgtactcaggtaaccaatacagaTATAGACTAAGCAGCACCACTCCGTTtattcagggagcccaaacagccaaggtcaatgaccgctcaggacacgcccagccatcaaggcacccacccctttattggctaaaatcgaaggcagtgatcgaagctgtcgaattattgggtccaagttaaggaccgccccaaagaacgcgagatcccagagggataagagatacagccatgtgctcggtctctcttgggtccggcctatgccaacccaagtgcagcataacgaccagacagacaagttcaagaccaacaatcgctaccagatggatgagcccagcagaaacagagccacttccatcagccacgcaagatccggacaaaggccttgtccatctgcatagagccggttgccctgaagttaagtataggttattgtagttgttaggtgtagtttaacttgtagtgttttgtgttgcatgtcgaagtaatccttgtgtgtaaataaaccatctttgaacttgaactgactaactggttgtgtggtcttatgatcgatatccggtaaagccttgtggtggtatcatttgatacctggcgactctaaagagcatcattattaattggcaacattactccggtgccgattggcaacattattggcgacgctGGTGAGATTCCATTAAAAAGAGCACcaataaatagcccttagtgaccaaaaaaaggttagatggggttagtgggatagggtggaagtgggggcttaagtgggtcggtgcagactcgatgggccgaatagcctccttctgcactgtatattctatgtttaaGACCCCAATAATATCCACATGCTGATGAATCGAGTGATTTTGATCTTATGTTAGTTTGAGTTTCCTAAAGTTTACAAAATTAATCAGTCAGTCCAGGAAGAAATTAAGAGGATCCAAACATTTCTGTTGATTTGAGTTGTGTTTAAATCCTCTCCTTTAAACCCCTGTAAAAGGTGTTTCCAAAATCCATGTGGCAGTCTAGCCAGAAATTCACAACATAGTCTCACAGCATAGTCTCCTGCTGCTGCCTGAAGCATTATGATCGCGCGTGCGCCCTGCTGTGCGTTGGCCCCTATAAAGATGGCGGCCTTTAACCCGAGTCTGGCGTAGGGAGAAATCAAGACTTTTCGCGCCTGTCCTCTGCAAACAGAAGGCCGGAACCCAGATTCTTTGTGGTCTGCTGCCTGCACTATGTCTTTATGAAGCTTCCCTGCCCATTTCGCAGGCTCCATTCCTCCTCGCCCACCCACTAACTGTTTGATTTCCCCACTCGACATTTACTCACCCGCTCTG
This portion of the Scyliorhinus torazame isolate Kashiwa2021f chromosome 5, sScyTor2.1, whole genome shotgun sequence genome encodes:
- the LOC140420834 gene encoding uncharacterized protein, with the protein product MEGKSTIHCGEKPYTCCVCSRGFSQSSDVAGHKCNGEKPWKCEDCGKGFNYPSDLERHRRTHTGERPFTCSACGKEFTQLSNLLTHQRIHTGASPFTCSQCGKGFTHFCSLLSHQQIHTGERLFTCSECGKGFTTSFHLLRHQLVHTEVRPFHCQDCGKCFKSSESLMFHQRVHTDEKPFRCSHCGTGFRRSSDLTKHRRTHTGEKPFTCSLCGNGFKWSSDLTKHRRIHTGERPFTCSECGKRFTDSSNLRRHQRLHANERPFKCPDCRKCHKSSGNLMSHQCVHTSERLFQCSNYEMGINGHLNSLHISAVTLRRDSSPAPRVGMDILIHQT